In one Dermacentor albipictus isolate Rhodes 1998 colony chromosome 4, USDA_Dalb.pri_finalv2, whole genome shotgun sequence genomic region, the following are encoded:
- the LOC135895768 gene encoding NLR family CARD domain-containing protein 3-like: MEPLKAPGESCGLSRSVPLPKYNAASDKTSAGETGGSSDSKEYKLGLERAVSTDTWKDQLDFERACYSAGPGERCWLIGELTSWNRVLQGLAFELVEAQPGSIRAQTLAHSETDLDKPDKVVASEASFLISWLLGHHQCIDELSVLSYKHSSYDAGSAVSFPICMRPPLGCEPDRYFRCLKIELADFSFSMHQQEQTPYLHTFEGLDAVSGLEKLKVGSPKIEFRFAAELESLLRRNASTLKAVQITKAILPKNVDYALRCLVNCESLTLYPYFDWGDRVPSMDSVAQLIRKTSALKKLSIYPIAKKQQMTTIAEAIKVNTSLAELYVHVVQMSCSPEPLFAALQVNRTLKELRLMHCCIKESSGRALASALWENTSLRSLHIGNSTISEISMKLLAAVLLVNTTLEQIQLSSEQLPIGGVFALCSSLGKNKTLKKLSFVDFRASKQEREALALQLATSESYSRVQLPWAEPDLHGLRNALISPTVCPEEVCFRDIRHLPEEGLKLLLDAVAASARVHTFRVCLKGNLGTKGAALCEMLKTNRSIRTLEISIEKDSGNLVHNVLLALAANTSISKVMIGIDIINKFETATDLSYFLAHNKTVTSLVLSSMTFFYNEFVGEFSKGMWQNRLIVNFKLACNFLCNDESFTVFEALRRNKGTLNRAVDFVLLHKADRECAEAFELFSKTPCLLAHVVNVTGKMEGEALVDIASAAHFLTDNYLIITGVVYKSVECHSAKGTQVAALNKDCWRAILRHLCIADVLAP; this comes from the exons ATGGAACCTTTGAAGGCACCGGGAGAAAGTTGTGGCCTCAGCCGCTCAGTGCCCTTGCCTAAGTACAATGCAGCCAGCGACAAAACTTCGGCCGGCGAAACCGGTGGTTCAAGCGACAGCAAGGAGTACAAGCTTGGACTCGAGCGCGCTGTCAGCACCGACACCTGGAAGGATCAGCTGGATTTCGAACGTGCTTGTTATTCGGCGGGACCAGGGGAAAGGTGCTGGTTGATCGGCGAGCTGACTTCGTGGAACCGAGTTCTACAAGGACTCGCATTCGAGCTTGTCGAGGCCCAGCCAGGCAGTATTCGAGCGCAGACGTTGGCGCACTCAGAGACCGACCTAGACAAGCCTGATAAGGTTGTCGCCAGTGAGGCATCGTTCCTGATTTCGTGGCTTCTTGGGCACCATCAGTGCATCGACGAGTTGAGCGTGCTTTCTTATAAGCACTCCAGCTACGATGCAGGAAGTGCAGTTTCTTTCCCTATTTGCATGCGCCCGCCACTTGGATGCGAACCCGACCGATATTTCCGCTGTCTGAAAATCGAGCTGGCAGATTTCTCCTTTTCTATGCATCAGCAAGAGCAAACACCTTACTTGCACACATTCGAAGGCCTCGACGCCGTCAGCGGTCTCGAGAAGCTCAAAGTCGGCTCCCCAAAAATCGAATTCAGGTTCGCAGCAGAACTGGAGTCGCTTCTGCGACGCAACGCCAGCACCCTGAAAGCAGTGCAGATCACGAAAGCGATACTACCAAAAAATGTTGACTACGCGCTGCGCTGTCTCGTCAACTGTGAGTCGCTGACTCTGTACCCTTATTTCGATTGGGGCGACCGTGTCCCGAGCATGGATTCGGTGGCGCAACTCATACGCAAGACAAGCGCACTGAAGAAGCTCAGTATTTACCCGATCGCAAAGAAGCAGCAGATGACCACCATAGCCGAAGCTATCAAAGTCAACACTTCATTGGCAGAGCTTTACGTGCACGTTGTGCAAATGAGCTGCTCGCCCGAGCCCTTATTTGCTGCGCTCCAAGTCAACAGAACCCTTAAGGAACTGCGGCTTATGCACTGCTGCATCAAAGAATCCTCTGGACGAGCATTGGCATCTGCTCTGTGGGAAAACACTAGCCTCCGCAGCCTGCACATTGGCAACAGCACCATTTCTGAAATCAGCATGAAACTGTTGGCGGCTGTACTCCTGGTAAATACCACATTGGAACAGATTCAACTTTCAAGTGAGCAGCTGCCCATTGGAGGAGTCTTTGCACTGTGCTCTTCCCTGGGCAAGAACAAGACACTGAAAAAACTATCATTTGTTGACTTTCGAGCCTCCAAGCAAGAAAG GGAAGCTCTGGCACTGCAGCTGGCTACGAGCGAGAGCTATAGCCGCGTTCAGCTGCCCTGGGCCGAGCCAGATCTACATGGCTTGAGGAATGCCCTTATCTCTCCTACAGTATGCCCTGAAGAAGTATGCTTTCGTGACATTCGCCATCTACCAGAGGAAGGCCTCAAGTTACTCCTTGATGCAGTGGCTGCGAGTGCACGTGTTCACACTTTCAGGGTTTGCTTGAAAGGGAACCTTGGAACGAAGGGGGCAGCACTCTGTGAAATGCTCAAGACTAACCGGTCCATTAGAACTCTGGAAATCTCAATAGAAAAGGATTCAGGGAATCTAGTCCACAACGTCTTGCTGGCCCTTGCGGCAAACACTTCAATATCCAAGGTCATGATTGGCATTGACATAATAAACAAGTTTGAGACTGCCACCGACCTTTCTTACTTCCTAGCTCACAACAAGACAGTTACCTCACTTGTTTTGTCCTCGATGACCTTCTTTTATAATGAATTTGTGGGAGAGTTCTCAAAGGGAATGTGGCAGAACAGGCTAATTGTAAACTTCAAGCTAGCATGCAACTTCCTTTGTAATGATGAGAGCTTCACTGTTTTTGAAGCACTGCGAAGGAACAAGGGTACTTTGAACCGTGCAGTTGATTTTGTACTCCTGCACAAGGCAGACAGGGAGTGTGCAGAAGCTTTTGAGCTGTTTTCTAAAACGCCTTGCCTCCTTGCCCATGTTGTAAATGTTACAGGGAAAATGGAAGGTGAGGCATTGGTGGACATAGCCTCAGCTGCTCACTTCTTAACTGACAACTATCTCATCATCACAGGGGTTGTTTACAAGTCCGTTGAATGCCATTCTGCTAAAGGCACCCAGGTAGCTGCACTGAACAAGGACTGTTGGCGAGCAATTTTGCGCCACCTCTGCATTGCAGATGTGTTGGCGCCATAG